The genomic DNA CGTTGTTCCACCACGCGGACGGCGCCGCTGAGCTGCAACGCATCCCGCACCATCGGCCCCATCGTTGGTCCCCTGCGCGTGGAGGCGCTGACTCTCATGTTGAGGCATGAGGCTCTTGAACCGGGTGTCCTCTAACCGCGCACTGATTTTCCTACCTCGTCCTCGGCGCGCTTTCCACCAGGGAAAGCCGCTGTGACGTGGGTACGCGCGGTGAAGGAAACATGGCACACTGGGGGCGTGGATTTCTTTCAGAAACTTTTCGGAGTGCACGAGCCGACGCTCATGGTCATTGAGTCGGATCGGTGGCTGACGATCCCGCAAAGCGCAGAAGTTGACCGCGCGATCGAGCGGCGCGCGCGTAAAGAACGATGGAGCGATCATCGCGAGAAGCCCGGCCATGAGTTCCATTCCATCGCCTCGATCCGCGGGGGCGGGACTTCCGGATATCTTGAGATCCAGTCCCTTGGATATGTCCTGTGCAGCCTTTCGCACGAGGATTCTGCATCTGCGCTTGAGCAGATGCGTGCCGACAATGGCCTTCGGGCAACGTCCGTGCGTTGTCGTGCTTTTCTTGACGAGGACGAGCGCTGGTTGGTGTCGCTGAATCTTTGATCGGGCGCCCTTTGACGTTCTACGGAGTGCGGCAGATGCGGCGGCTGCCTAGTTTTCGGCACTTGTAATACTGCCTACTAGGTAGTATTATTTTCTTGTTGGTAGGAAACTCTGCCGACAAAGTAAACCCCCGGCGGCAACCGGGGGTGGTGAAGAGGAAGGAATACTGATGATGATCGAGATCATTAGAATTCTGATTGCTCTCCCAGCTTCAATAGTAGCACTTGTCACTCTGGTAGGTCTAGTCCTACCAGGTAAGGGTCGCCATCGTCGCTGATGAGTAATCCCCTCACCCGTCATGCGTCATGCGGTGGGTGAGGGCCTCATCGCCAATACCGAGGGAGGGGCCATGACGGTTCGGTATTTAGGTATTTCTGATCTAGCGGAGATCGCCGGCATTACCGTGGGCACAGCTAAGCAATACGGAAAAGAGGGGCGCCTCCCAGCCCCAGATGTACTGGTTGGGCTCGGTGATCGCGCGGTACGCGGCTGGAAGCACGAGACTGTCGAGGAGTGGATGAGTAACCGGCCTGGGCGTGGCCGTCGGGCCCACTAGCGCCGTCTGCTTTCGAGTATCTGGACTGATCCTCGACGCCTCTGGGTAGACGGGGTGACACGATGACGATTGCGAGACAAAAACGTCACACTGAAAGAATTCATTGCTACCTAAAGTGCTCAGAATGGCCAAAAAATGGCCTTTTTCGACCAAAAATGTCACAACGAATAGATTCACTGTGACGTCTGCGCCGTCTCGATATGCGTGAACAGCGTGAGTTAGGTGGGTCTGTACCGGTGTCACAGTGATGACATGCGCCATATGTAGAACTGATGTTGATGTGCTGAATCTCGGAGTATAGTCAAAACTACACACATCTATTCAATATCTTATACACTTTGAGCCATGAGCAACGCACTAGTTCAAGAGAATGTTTCGCTGTCTGAGATCGTCGCCGGGAATGTCCGGGCTGAGGCGGCGAGGCGTGGTTTCACACAAAAGACGCTGGCAACGGCAATGGGACTGCCGCGAGCAACAATGTCGGGAAGATGGAACGGACGCTATCCGTGGTCGATCGATCAACTGGGAGAACTCGCGGATATTTTCGGGTTGTCCGCCGATGAATTTTTCAACGTGCACAGTGGTGAAATACGCAGAACCCCGTCCGGTGGATCGCACCGAGCGGGGCCGCTGCGCGCTCGAAGGGACTCGAACCCCCAACCTTCTGATCCGTAGTCAGATGCTCTATCCATTGAGCTACGAGCGCATCGCCGTTTGGCTGATGAATACTTTACGCGTGTCAGGAGCAAATGAGCAAAACGAGATCATAGGCGATCCGTCACACCGGCTACTGTCGTTGAAAAAACATAGACGTTCTGTCAACCAGGGGTGTTGAGGGACTAACCGGGAGAGTGAAGCGGCCTGTTCCCCAGTCCAAACCGTGTGCACCTCAGACCTGTGCGAGGCAGTCGCAAACGAGCAGGTGGCCACGATTTGAGGCAATGTAACACGAAATTTGGGGCACTCTCATGCGCAACTTATGCTTGGGATGCTTGTGTCCCACACCGACACTTCCCACACGGGAACGGTCCTGCCACAAGTCCAC from Schaalia sp. ZJ405 includes the following:
- a CDS encoding helix-turn-helix transcriptional regulator, whose product is MTVRYLGISDLAEIAGITVGTAKQYGKEGRLPAPDVLVGLGDRAVRGWKHETVEEWMSNRPGRGRRAH
- a CDS encoding helix-turn-helix transcriptional regulator, with product MSNALVQENVSLSEIVAGNVRAEAARRGFTQKTLATAMGLPRATMSGRWNGRYPWSIDQLGELADIFGLSADEFFNVHSGEIRRTPSGGSHRAGPLRARRDSNPQPSDP